The following coding sequences are from one Prochlorococcus sp. MIT 0604 window:
- a CDS encoding ABC transporter ATP-binding protein: MRNALENEIAHIKFKDVSFSYPGKKENLIFKCNFSIKKPGFWMVVGKNGSGKSTLLKLINGIIKPQNGVIDLNANIGMVFQNPDHQILMPNCRSELLININQNISQNEINKKIAYVLDQVGMNGFEKRPVHTLSGGQKQRLTIACALISNRNFILLDEPTALLDQTSQLKVLQTIKNLTSDPEKPLSALWITHRYEELTYADAVAELKDGFLSSWHEPSKFQYN; encoded by the coding sequence ATGCGAAATGCCCTTGAAAATGAAATAGCTCATATAAAATTTAAAGATGTTTCTTTTTCATATCCTGGGAAAAAAGAAAATTTAATTTTTAAATGTAACTTCTCAATAAAAAAACCTGGATTTTGGATGGTCGTAGGTAAAAACGGAAGCGGCAAAAGTACTCTTTTAAAATTAATCAATGGAATAATCAAACCCCAAAATGGTGTCATTGATTTGAATGCAAATATTGGCATGGTGTTTCAAAACCCTGATCATCAAATATTGATGCCAAATTGCAGGAGTGAACTTCTGATAAACATTAATCAAAATATAAGTCAAAATGAAATTAATAAAAAAATTGCATATGTACTTGATCAGGTAGGAATGAATGGTTTTGAAAAAAGGCCAGTTCATACTTTGAGCGGTGGACAAAAACAACGCTTAACTATTGCATGCGCTCTTATTAGTAACAGAAATTTTATTCTTTTAGATGAGCCTACAGCATTACTTGATCAAACTAGCCAATTAAAAGTTTTACAAACTATTAAAAATCTTACAAGTGACCCAGAAAAACCCTTATCAGCTTTGTGGATTACTCATCGTTATGAAGAATTAACTTATGCTGATGCAGTAGCAGAGTTGAAAGATGGTTTTTTATCTAGCTGGCATGAACCATCAAAATTTCAATATAATTAA
- a CDS encoding recombinase family protein gives MNKVIGYARVSSASGTQTVDAQVEKLKESGCDLIFSETISTRKAEQERPELMKCLASLRKGDTLKIATLSRIGRTQREVINRLNDLQAEGINLVTLDGLVNTEALGKFAPILIGLLTGLNEVERDLITERVNASVEFRRKTGGDLGGRPKTSEKKEKLVLRLRDEGESYRGIREQTGLGLATIRRIIADRDALLEQSEQVEALRK, from the coding sequence ATGAACAAAGTAATAGGTTATGCAAGAGTTAGTTCTGCGAGTGGAACTCAGACAGTAGATGCTCAAGTTGAGAAACTAAAAGAGAGTGGATGTGATCTTATCTTTTCTGAAACAATAAGCACTAGGAAGGCGGAACAAGAAAGACCAGAACTAATGAAATGCCTAGCATCACTTAGAAAGGGAGATACCTTGAAAATTGCAACTCTCAGCAGAATCGGGAGAACCCAAAGAGAGGTCATAAACAGATTAAATGACTTACAGGCAGAGGGTATTAACTTAGTTACGCTTGATGGTTTAGTTAATACTGAAGCACTTGGTAAGTTCGCACCTATCTTGATTGGGTTATTAACAGGATTAAATGAGGTAGAGAGAGATTTAATAACTGAGAGAGTCAATGCTTCAGTAGAGTTCAGAAGAAAAACAGGAGGAGATCTTGGAGGTAGACCAAAAACAAGTGAGAAAAAAGAAAAATTAGTTCTTAGATTAAGAGATGAAGGAGAAAGTTATAGAGGTATAAGAGAGCAAACTGGTTTAGGATTAGCAACTATAAGAAGAATTATTGCCGATAGAGATGCATTACTTGAACAATCAGAACAAGTTGAGGCATTAAGGAAATGA
- a CDS encoding DnaJ domain-containing protein: protein MEKNLYEILGLKKNATKIEIKSSYRSLVKQHHPDAGGEKERFLAIQNAWEILNDPIKKKHYDSSFFSSNTSFDSLNENWEEKFNSKKYNSSIKDKEIETWIKEIYTPINRLISQIIKPLKTEIKELSADPYDDKLMENFCIYISLSQKKIEKVEKIYNKKIVPKSISALGLDLYHCFSQVKDALSEFDRYTQGYVDNYLFDGKEMIKEAKRIQSKMSIEKKNKNF from the coding sequence ATGGAAAAAAATTTATATGAAATATTAGGTCTCAAAAAAAATGCAACCAAAATTGAAATCAAATCTTCATATCGCTCTTTAGTTAAGCAACATCATCCTGATGCAGGAGGCGAAAAAGAACGATTTCTTGCAATACAAAATGCCTGGGAAATTCTAAACGACCCTATCAAAAAAAAACATTATGATAGCAGTTTCTTCTCTTCTAATACATCTTTTGATTCATTAAATGAAAATTGGGAAGAGAAATTTAATTCAAAAAAATATAATTCTTCAATCAAAGATAAAGAAATTGAAACATGGATTAAAGAAATTTACACTCCAATCAATAGATTAATTAGTCAAATAATTAAACCTTTGAAAACCGAAATAAAAGAACTATCTGCGGACCCATATGATGACAAACTAATGGAAAATTTTTGCATTTACATAAGTCTTTCACAAAAGAAAATAGAAAAAGTTGAAAAAATTTATAACAAAAAAATAGTTCCAAAGTCTATTTCAGCTTTAGGCCTCGATCTTTATCATTGTTTTTCACAAGTTAAAGATGCGCTATCAGAATTTGATAGATATACACAAGGATACGTAGATAATTATTTATTTGATGGCAAAGAAATGATAAAAGAAGCAAAAAGAATACAATCAAAGATGTCTATAGAGAAAAAAAATAAAAACTTTTAG
- a CDS encoding SHOCT domain-containing protein translates to MDKPDFDEYGVQRENTKLDNFLKRDSNQYMRLQGSEKTLFKDSQATTMFEKQANGKYKVIKREGTLVLTSRRLTFSVYSPKGVAMGFIPGVGYSNYRYRWKEKDYIIFSYPTFLLLGKLINRTNETFWTAKGGDIQWIVEDENIKFEIPCMQEDTVNQINDLLSLELDRFVYKMMFSFKDSELYPKWSEFYETDDKALLFNNLLKENSHFKFKKPTVTWTGISLKDDARSNQDADEIKSQKNIEKLEHNTESKNQLSISDELEKLATLKEKGLLTEEEFTAAKVKLLNS, encoded by the coding sequence ATGGATAAACCTGATTTTGATGAATATGGTGTCCAAAGAGAAAATACTAAACTAGATAATTTCTTAAAAAGAGATTCAAATCAATATATGAGGTTGCAAGGTTCCGAAAAAACTTTGTTTAAGGATTCACAAGCAACAACAATGTTTGAAAAGCAAGCAAATGGTAAGTATAAAGTTATAAAAAGAGAAGGTACTTTAGTTTTAACTTCAAGGCGATTAACTTTTTCAGTATATTCTCCAAAAGGAGTGGCAATGGGTTTTATTCCTGGAGTTGGTTATTCCAATTACAGATATCGATGGAAAGAAAAAGATTATATTATTTTCTCTTACCCAACATTTTTATTGCTTGGAAAATTAATTAATAGAACAAATGAGACCTTTTGGACAGCAAAAGGAGGGGATATTCAATGGATAGTTGAAGATGAAAATATTAAGTTTGAAATTCCTTGTATGCAAGAGGATACTGTTAATCAGATTAATGATCTATTAAGTTTGGAACTGGATCGTTTTGTTTATAAAATGATGTTTAGTTTTAAAGATTCAGAACTATATCCAAAATGGTCAGAGTTTTACGAAACAGATGATAAAGCATTACTTTTCAATAATTTATTAAAAGAGAATAGTCATTTTAAATTTAAAAAACCAACAGTTACCTGGACAGGAATTTCGCTCAAAGATGATGCAAGATCAAATCAGGACGCGGATGAAATTAAAAGTCAAAAAAATATTGAAAAATTAGAACATAATACTGAATCCAAAAACCAACTTAGTATTTCAGATGAACTTGAGAAACTTGCAACTTTAAAAGAAAAAGGATTACTTACTGAAGAAGAATTTACTGCTGCTAAAGTTAAACTTTTAAATTCATAA
- a CDS encoding response regulator transcription factor: MKISILLIEDDRDMRDLVARHLEHSGFDVQKAQDGIKGQALALQYSPDLILLDLMLPSVDGLTLCQRLRRDERTSNIPILMITALGGLKDKVTGFNSGADDYITKPFDLEELHVRIKALLRRTNRAQLNSSNQQEILNYGPLTLVPERFEAIWFESPVRLTHLEFELLHCLLQRHGQTVSPALILKEVWGYEPDDDIETIRVHIRHLRTKLEPDPRKPIYIKTVYGAGYCLELPIGSQVETARQEFIQARNPDLINSALD, encoded by the coding sequence ATGAAAATTTCCATCCTTTTAATTGAAGACGATCGTGATATGCGTGATTTGGTGGCTAGGCATTTAGAACATTCTGGTTTCGATGTCCAAAAAGCTCAAGATGGAATTAAAGGACAAGCATTAGCTCTTCAATATTCCCCAGATTTAATACTCTTAGATTTAATGCTACCAAGTGTTGATGGATTAACTTTATGCCAGCGATTGAGAAGAGATGAAAGAACATCAAATATACCAATTTTAATGATAACTGCATTAGGAGGCCTTAAAGATAAAGTTACCGGGTTTAATTCTGGAGCAGATGATTACATTACTAAACCATTTGATCTAGAAGAATTACATGTACGCATAAAAGCTTTATTAAGAAGAACCAACAGAGCACAATTAAATTCTAGTAACCAGCAAGAAATATTAAATTATGGTCCCTTAACCCTTGTTCCGGAAAGATTTGAAGCTATATGGTTTGAATCTCCTGTTAGATTAACCCATCTTGAATTTGAACTGCTTCATTGTCTTTTGCAGAGGCATGGTCAAACTGTATCTCCAGCATTAATTCTTAAAGAAGTATGGGGATATGAACCTGATGATGATATTGAGACAATAAGAGTCCATATTAGACACTTACGCACTAAACTCGAACCCGATCCACGTAAACCTATTTATATAAAAACTGTATACGGTGCTGGATATTGTCTTGAGTTACCTATTGGTTCTCAAGTAGAAACTGCTAGGCAAGAATTTATTCAAGCAAGAAATCCTGACTTGATAAATTCAGCATTAGATTAA
- a CDS encoding NAD(P)H-quinone oxidoreductase subunit O, giving the protein MTDSIPKKPLKKGSLVFVDRENYIKSIEALASDDDLPNYVFEGPGEILSVKDEYAQVRWRRPVPDVWLKLDQLKEYTQ; this is encoded by the coding sequence ATGACAGATTCTATTCCAAAGAAACCTCTCAAGAAAGGCAGCTTAGTTTTTGTCGATAGAGAAAATTATATAAAAAGTATCGAAGCGCTAGCCAGTGATGATGATCTACCTAATTACGTCTTTGAAGGTCCTGGAGAGATTCTTTCAGTCAAAGACGAATATGCCCAAGTTCGATGGCGCAGACCTGTTCCAGATGTTTGGTTGAAATTAGATCAACTTAAAGAATATACTCAATAA
- a CDS encoding DNA polymerase III subunit delta': MIEIKKNNFFLNEEVNTSLKNIIKNKSFANGYIFYGAEGVGKKQTALQFIKEIFKQSSTSENVEERITNNNHPDFLIIEPDSLLATKSSGGADLEKTMKSGSEIIKIAQIRNIKTFLSQKSINSEKKIVLIIDAHLLNEAASNCLLKTLEEPSNGIFILITSKLNLLLDTIISRCQIVRFHSFSRKQIKSILTEYLDTSKLNTHTKLKFEDLINSANGSPSQLLKNIEIWNDYSDEILSKLDSPIKKSLEILEISKSISEKLEISQQICLVNLIQTIWWRKTKNIGLVKKLERLKYLLRKNIQPRLAWEMTFLKIAMENI, translated from the coding sequence ATGATTGAGATTAAAAAAAATAATTTTTTCTTGAATGAAGAAGTCAATACCAGCCTTAAAAACATAATTAAAAACAAATCATTTGCTAATGGTTATATATTTTATGGTGCTGAAGGAGTAGGAAAAAAGCAAACTGCTCTTCAATTTATAAAAGAAATTTTCAAACAGTCTTCAACAAGCGAAAATGTTGAAGAGAGAATTACAAACAATAACCACCCTGATTTTTTAATTATTGAACCAGATTCTCTTTTAGCAACTAAAAGTTCAGGAGGTGCCGATCTTGAAAAAACAATGAAAAGTGGATCTGAGATTATTAAAATTGCTCAAATACGTAATATCAAAACTTTTCTTAGTCAAAAATCAATTAACTCAGAAAAAAAAATTGTTTTAATTATTGATGCACACCTCTTAAACGAAGCAGCCTCAAATTGCCTTTTAAAAACCTTAGAAGAACCTAGTAACGGCATTTTTATTTTAATAACATCTAAATTAAACCTTCTTTTAGATACGATCATATCAAGATGTCAAATCGTCAGATTTCATTCTTTTTCTCGTAAACAAATAAAATCTATTTTGACAGAATATTTAGATACTTCTAAATTAAATACTCATACAAAATTAAAATTTGAAGATTTAATAAACTCTGCAAATGGATCTCCAAGTCAATTATTAAAAAATATTGAAATTTGGAATGATTACTCAGATGAAATTTTAAGTAAATTGGATTCTCCAATAAAAAAAAGTCTGGAAATATTAGAAATATCTAAATCAATATCTGAAAAATTAGAAATTTCTCAACAGATTTGTTTAGTAAATTTAATTCAAACTATTTGGTGGAGAAAAACAAAAAATATCGGTTTAGTTAAAAAACTTGAACGTTTAAAATACCTTTTAAGAAAAAACATTCAACCAAGGCTGGCATGGGAAATGACTTTTTTAAAAATTGCAATGGAAAATATATGA
- a CDS encoding photosystem I assembly protein Ycf3 has translation MPSNQNRDNFIDKAFTVIAESIVKIMPIAEKEKKAYIYYRDGLAAQNNGDYSEALEYYKESLLLEENKIDRGETLKNMAIIYMSNGEEDLSIETYEKALEENPKQPSCLKNIGLIYEKRGRYAEQNGDLDQRDIWFDKAAEVWSKAVRLYPGGYLDIENWLKNSGRSSIDMYL, from the coding sequence GTGCCTAGTAACCAAAACAGAGACAATTTTATCGATAAAGCTTTTACTGTAATTGCTGAATCAATTGTAAAAATAATGCCTATTGCAGAGAAAGAAAAAAAAGCATACATTTATTACAGAGATGGGCTAGCTGCACAAAATAATGGGGATTATTCGGAAGCATTAGAGTATTACAAAGAGAGTTTACTCCTTGAAGAAAATAAAATTGATAGAGGTGAGACTTTAAAAAATATGGCCATAATATATATGAGTAATGGTGAAGAGGATCTTTCTATTGAGACTTATGAAAAAGCATTAGAAGAAAATCCCAAACAGCCATCATGCCTTAAAAATATAGGTTTGATTTATGAAAAAAGGGGAAGATATGCTGAGCAAAATGGTGATTTAGATCAGAGAGATATTTGGTTTGATAAAGCTGCTGAAGTCTGGTCTAAAGCAGTGAGATTATATCCAGGTGGTTATTTAGATATTGAGAATTGGTTGAAAAACTCAGGAAGAAGTTCAATCGATATGTATCTCTAA
- a CDS encoding cation-translocating P-type ATPase, whose protein sequence is MDSIQLSITGMKCGGCVSTVEKILNNSDGIENVSVNLLTESAYFEITHKRIEIETILKNLKENGFPSKIYINDFSKKINRAELEKKKKWNNQWKKLTFALLLLLFSGLGHLAEGSYINFPILGDIFFHASLATLALLFPGRGIIINGFKSFIKNRPDMDSLVALGVTSAYTTSLLSLIFPATGFPCFFNEPVMLLGFILIGRFLEERARYQTGSSIGELLDLQPEMANIYTEDNQIKSIRVNTLRPDQEIQVLAGDRVPADCIVNQGNSYVDVSHITGESKPIEVKKGENISSGSLNLNSTLRLKVQKVGGDSSLAKLVNLIESVNSRKPRIQRIADEIAGKFTYFVLIFATLTFFFWWKGARNIWPDLLSHNNQFITHSSHTLHSSLGSNAENFLSLAIQLSIAVLVIACPCALGLATPTVITVASGKAAKKGVLFKGGDKIEMASKINHIIFDKTGTLTKGKPFIVDYKNNDNHSFLLRIAASLEKESRHPIADALIQEAKKQNLSLFPIKKIFTHSGRGISGELESIDGLVNIGNIEWLLSQGIIIDSDANKVIENEETKTNTIIGVSIQDKLLGFIFLGDSLRDDSIKTVKKLRENKFKINILSGDRKQTVLALAKKIGCKETEVKWDLLPEMKLKTIENFKINNKVAMIGDGINDVPALASSDLGIAVGSGTQIAKANADIVLMGDQLNGLPYAFNLAKKTIRKIKQNLTWAFGYNLLAIPLAAGILFPKYGILLTPSIAALLMAISSITVVINALSLD, encoded by the coding sequence ATGGACAGCATTCAATTAAGCATTACAGGAATGAAGTGCGGAGGTTGTGTTAGTACTGTTGAGAAAATTTTAAATAATTCTGATGGTATTGAAAATGTTTCTGTTAACTTACTAACTGAAAGTGCATATTTTGAAATTACCCATAAACGTATAGAAATAGAAACAATTCTCAAAAACCTAAAAGAAAATGGTTTCCCATCAAAGATTTACATAAATGATTTTTCAAAAAAAATAAATAGGGCAGAATTAGAAAAAAAAAAGAAGTGGAATAATCAATGGAAAAAACTAACTTTTGCTTTATTACTTTTATTATTTTCAGGTTTAGGTCATCTCGCAGAAGGAAGTTATATAAATTTTCCAATATTAGGAGATATATTTTTTCACGCTTCATTAGCAACATTGGCTCTATTATTTCCTGGCAGAGGAATAATTATTAATGGATTTAAATCGTTTATTAAGAACCGTCCGGATATGGATTCTCTTGTAGCTCTTGGCGTAACTAGCGCATATACAACAAGTCTCCTATCTTTAATATTTCCTGCCACTGGTTTTCCTTGTTTTTTTAATGAACCAGTTATGCTGTTAGGCTTTATATTGATTGGGCGTTTCTTAGAAGAAAGAGCAAGATACCAAACTGGTTCATCTATTGGAGAGCTATTAGATCTTCAACCTGAAATGGCAAATATCTACACAGAAGATAATCAAATAAAATCTATAAGAGTAAACACTTTAAGACCTGATCAAGAGATTCAAGTTTTGGCAGGCGACAGAGTACCTGCTGACTGCATTGTTAATCAAGGTAATTCATATGTTGATGTTTCGCATATTACTGGAGAATCCAAACCTATCGAGGTAAAAAAAGGTGAAAATATATCTAGTGGTTCTTTAAATCTTAATTCAACTCTTAGACTTAAAGTACAAAAGGTTGGAGGGGATTCTTCTCTAGCAAAACTAGTAAATCTTATTGAGTCTGTAAACTCTAGAAAACCTCGCATTCAAAGAATTGCTGATGAAATTGCAGGCAAATTTACTTACTTTGTACTTATTTTTGCTACTTTAACCTTCTTCTTTTGGTGGAAGGGAGCAAGAAATATTTGGCCAGATTTATTGAGTCATAATAATCAATTCATCACTCACTCAAGCCATACACTTCATAGTTCGCTTGGAAGTAATGCTGAGAATTTCCTTAGTTTAGCCATTCAATTGTCAATTGCTGTTTTAGTAATAGCTTGTCCTTGTGCATTAGGTTTAGCTACCCCAACTGTAATAACTGTCGCGTCAGGGAAAGCTGCAAAAAAAGGAGTTTTATTTAAAGGCGGGGACAAAATAGAGATGGCTTCAAAAATAAATCACATTATTTTTGACAAGACAGGTACCTTAACAAAAGGTAAACCTTTCATTGTTGATTATAAAAATAATGATAATCATTCATTTTTATTAAGAATAGCTGCCAGTTTAGAAAAGGAAAGCAGACATCCAATCGCAGATGCCTTAATTCAAGAGGCAAAAAAACAAAATTTAAGTTTATTTCCAATAAAAAAAATTTTCACTCATTCAGGTCGAGGTATTTCTGGAGAACTAGAGTCAATTGATGGACTTGTGAATATTGGAAATATTGAATGGCTACTAAGTCAAGGAATAATTATTGATAGTGATGCAAACAAAGTCATCGAAAATGAAGAAACAAAAACGAACACTATCATTGGAGTAAGTATCCAAGATAAGTTATTGGGCTTTATCTTCCTAGGAGATTCGCTCAGAGATGATTCAATTAAAACAGTTAAAAAATTAAGAGAAAACAAATTTAAAATTAATATTTTAAGTGGAGATAGGAAACAAACAGTTTTAGCCTTAGCAAAAAAAATTGGTTGTAAAGAAACAGAAGTAAAATGGGATCTTCTTCCTGAAATGAAGCTAAAGACTATAGAAAATTTTAAAATTAATAATAAAGTAGCAATGATTGGTGATGGTATTAATGATGTCCCAGCCTTAGCATCTTCAGACTTAGGAATTGCGGTGGGATCAGGGACCCAAATAGCCAAGGCAAATGCAGATATAGTATTGATGGGAGATCAGCTAAATGGATTACCCTACGCCTTTAATCTTGCAAAAAAAACTATAAGAAAAATAAAGCAAAATCTGACATGGGCTTTTGGTTACAACTTATTAGCTATCCCTTTAGCCGCAGGCATTCTATTCCCTAAATACGGTATTCTTCTTACTCCCTCAATAGCAGCATTATTGATGGCTATTAGCTCTATTACAGTTGTAATTAATGCTTTATCTTTGGATTAA
- the tmk gene encoding dTMP kinase, producing MKGKFIVIEGIDGCGKTTQIDELSKWLPNSGLIQTGSKLITTREPGGSLLGKKLRRLILDNNENNKPSSLAELLLYSADRAEHVSKIISPALNNNDWVISDRFCDSTLAYQGYGRNINLEIIKNIESIVCQGESPDLTIFLEISPEESIFRRKNEIPDRIESEGIRFLEKVNEGFKLIAKQKNWKIISASQNIKTISNQIKETLLNTFSNKK from the coding sequence ATGAAAGGGAAATTTATCGTTATTGAGGGTATTGATGGATGTGGTAAAACTACCCAAATAGATGAACTATCTAAATGGCTGCCTAATAGTGGTCTAATACAGACAGGGTCTAAATTAATCACAACTAGAGAGCCAGGAGGCAGTCTTTTAGGGAAAAAACTTAGAAGATTGATTCTTGATAATAATGAAAATAACAAGCCTTCATCTCTTGCAGAATTATTACTTTATTCAGCAGATAGAGCCGAACACGTTTCCAAAATTATTTCACCTGCTTTAAATAACAATGATTGGGTAATAAGTGATAGATTTTGCGATTCCACCCTGGCTTATCAAGGCTATGGGAGAAATATAAATTTAGAAATAATTAAAAATATTGAATCTATTGTGTGTCAAGGAGAATCTCCTGATCTCACTATCTTCTTAGAAATTTCTCCAGAAGAGAGTATATTTCGAAGAAAAAATGAAATTCCAGACAGAATAGAATCAGAAGGTATTAGATTTTTAGAAAAAGTAAATGAAGGCTTTAAACTAATTGCCAAACAAAAAAACTGGAAAATAATATCTGCTTCACAAAATATTAAAACTATCTCAAATCAAATTAAAGAGACTTTGCTAAACACTTTTTCTAACAAAAAATGA
- the cysK gene encoding cysteine synthase A, whose amino-acid sequence MEIANDITSLVGNTPLVKLNRIRKYFDCYPEIIAKLESFNPSASVKDRIAYSMLCKAEKEGLITPDKTTLIEATSGNTGIALAMVAAAKGYKLILTMPDTMSIERRAMLRAYGAELQLTPGKDGMKGALDLANELSSTIEYSYQFNQFENFANPDIHEKTTAQEIWSQSNNNLDGLVTGVGTGGTITGCARFLKKVNPDCKIYAVEPKQSAVISGEKAGSHSIQGIGAGFIPKVLNTKLIDEIIKIDDDEAFYYGRLLARLEGLLSGISSGAALAATIKIGKRKELMNKRLIVILPSFGERYLSTAMFESNTSIQARKDGYL is encoded by the coding sequence ATGGAAATAGCAAATGATATAACTTCTCTAGTTGGAAATACACCGTTAGTTAAATTAAATCGAATCAGAAAGTATTTTGATTGTTATCCAGAAATAATAGCTAAACTAGAAAGTTTCAATCCATCAGCTTCCGTTAAGGATCGGATCGCTTATTCGATGTTATGTAAAGCTGAAAAGGAAGGATTAATAACACCAGATAAAACAACGTTAATTGAAGCAACAAGTGGGAATACTGGCATCGCATTAGCAATGGTTGCTGCAGCAAAAGGCTATAAATTGATATTAACTATGCCTGATACGATGAGTATTGAGAGAAGGGCAATGTTGAGAGCATATGGAGCTGAATTACAGCTAACGCCAGGTAAAGACGGAATGAAAGGAGCTTTGGATTTAGCTAATGAGTTATCTTCAACCATCGAATATAGCTATCAATTTAATCAGTTTGAAAACTTTGCTAATCCAGATATTCATGAAAAAACAACTGCTCAAGAAATATGGTCTCAATCCAATAACAATTTAGATGGACTAGTTACAGGAGTAGGCACGGGAGGAACAATTACTGGTTGCGCACGTTTTTTGAAAAAAGTTAATCCAGATTGCAAAATTTATGCTGTAGAGCCCAAACAAAGTGCTGTGATTTCAGGAGAAAAAGCAGGATCTCATTCGATTCAAGGAATAGGAGCAGGTTTCATACCGAAAGTACTTAATACTAAATTAATTGATGAAATCATAAAAATAGATGACGATGAAGCATTTTATTATGGCCGTTTATTAGCTCGATTGGAAGGTCTTTTATCTGGCATCAGCAGCGGTGCTGCTTTAGCAGCAACCATTAAGATTGGCAAAAGAAAAGAACTAATGAATAAGAGATTAATAGTTATTCTTCCAAGTTTTGGAGAAAGATATTTATCAACAGCAATGTTTGAATCGAATACCTCAATTCAAGCCAGAAAAGATGGTTATCTCTAA
- a CDS encoding AlpA family transcriptional regulator yields MNNFNVEGDLGRHHLSISGASAECGISISTINRMVEQGTYPPKVKLSEKRIAFLVYQIEQWLQGARGGWK; encoded by the coding sequence ATGAATAACTTCAACGTAGAAGGCGATTTAGGTCGTCATCATTTGTCCATTTCTGGTGCTAGTGCAGAGTGTGGAATTTCAATATCAACTATTAACAGAATGGTAGAGCAAGGAACATATCCTCCAAAAGTAAAACTATCTGAAAAGAGGATTGCTTTTCTTGTTTATCAAATTGAGCAATGGTTACAAGGAGCAAGAGGAGGTTGGAAATAA